AGTCTGCATTCCGGTAAAAATTTGTCTGGGTCATATCAGGATGAATACTAGTAACCTTGACTCCATACTTTCTGACTTCATCGAACAGGCTTTTGGAAAAGCTTGTTAATCCGGCTTTGGTAGCACCGTAAGCACAACCATGGGTATTGGACTTGCCGGCAGTGATAGAAGATATATTAATGATATATCCCCGTTGGCGTTTTATATCCCGTAACAGCAGCTGGGTTAGCAGCATAGGCACCTCCAGATTAACGCAAACCATTTCATGAATCTTTTTAGCATTCAGTTCTTCATGAGGGCCGAAGTAGCCTAGACCTGCATTATTTACTAACAAACTTATAGTATCAGAAGCTTTAATTTCTTCTATTTTCTTACTTAATTCCTGCGT
The nucleotide sequence above comes from Anaerocolumna cellulosilytica. Encoded proteins:
- a CDS encoding SDR family oxidoreductase, with protein sequence MKSALVTGASSGIGLEITRVLLDNQYKVYGIGRDFKEQSFAVETFIPVRCDVTNTQELSKKIEEIKASDTISLLVNNAGLGYFGPHEELNAKKIHEMVCVNLEVPMLLTQLLLRDIKRQRGYIINISSITAGKSNTHGCAYGATKAGLTSFSKSLFDEVRKYGVKVTSIHPDMTQTNFYRNADFMEGHAEDTYLLPGEVAKAVEMILHQREGMLVSDITLQPQKHQINRKK